A region from the Thermoplasmatales archaeon genome encodes:
- a CDS encoding D-xylose transporter XylE, producing the protein MADSEGEISYDKLADRIDRNKAKRVIYMITIVAALGGFLFGYDNGVIGSVLLYVPFPLTANSTAILVSYISFIAAIGAVVAGPITDRFGRKSMLIADGAMYFVFAILAAVSTNLTLLIIWRSLAGFAIGADTAVATSYISEYVPSRSRGKYAYSQQLMIFSGGVISFWVGYALAPSADWRLMLGLAALPAAVMLILRSFLPESPRWLVMNGKVDKAKQILKRIGVEVKEKIIPPGKDASYFEILKNRSVRNALIVVGLWLAFQQITGINVILYYGPYIYKYIGLSGSRAILNTAISETLGVLEFWVSFMLIEKWGRRGLGILGYGGIAGSLIIMLVGIMYFSSGALVIAAIVIFAASTLFLVFFHVGVGGVGWILQGESLDPHYRVTGAGIMAAADWIANGIILWIFPIWKADYGLFSFFAFELVLSAISVIFVVLMVPETKGKTIEQMDQVYGRPIRELRKEVKLK; encoded by the coding sequence ATGGCTGATTCTGAAGGAGAAATAAGCTATGACAAACTCGCAGATAGAATCGATCGAAATAAGGCAAAGAGAGTAATTTACATGATTACAATTGTGGCCGCGCTTGGCGGATTTTTATTTGGATACGATAATGGAGTGATAGGGTCGGTCCTCCTTTACGTTCCCTTTCCGCTAACCGCGAATTCCACCGCTATACTAGTCTCTTATATTTCGTTCATTGCTGCAATTGGTGCGGTTGTTGCTGGACCTATTACTGACAGATTTGGAAGGAAATCAATGCTAATTGCTGACGGTGCAATGTACTTTGTTTTTGCCATACTCGCGGCAGTGTCAACGAATCTCACTCTTCTGATAATATGGAGGTCTTTAGCAGGGTTTGCAATTGGTGCTGACACAGCTGTTGCGACGTCATACATTTCAGAGTATGTGCCTTCTAGGAGTAGGGGAAAATACGCATATTCACAACAGCTCATGATATTTTCTGGAGGAGTTATATCTTTCTGGGTAGGATACGCTCTGGCACCGAGTGCAGACTGGAGACTCATGCTTGGGCTTGCTGCTCTTCCAGCCGCCGTGATGCTTATACTCAGATCTTTCCTTCCTGAGAGCCCACGCTGGCTTGTTATGAACGGAAAGGTAGATAAGGCTAAGCAGATTCTCAAGAGAATAGGAGTTGAGGTTAAAGAGAAAATAATTCCGCCTGGGAAGGACGCAAGTTACTTTGAAATTCTAAAAAACAGATCAGTGAGGAATGCACTCATCGTGGTGGGTTTGTGGCTTGCGTTCCAACAGATTACAGGTATAAACGTGATCCTCTATTACGGGCCCTATATATATAAGTACATAGGATTATCTGGATCAAGAGCAATTCTTAATACAGCTATTTCAGAAACACTAGGAGTGTTAGAATTCTGGGTATCATTTATGCTAATAGAAAAATGGGGAAGAAGAGGACTTGGAATTCTAGGTTATGGCGGAATAGCCGGGTCGCTCATAATAATGCTGGTTGGAATTATGTACTTCAGTTCCGGCGCTCTTGTAATAGCAGCCATAGTAATTTTCGCGGCTTCCACGTTATTCCTAGTATTCTTCCATGTCGGGGTTGGAGGTGTAGGATGGATCTTGCAAGGAGAATCCCTGGATCCACATTACAGGGTCACTGGAGCAGGCATTATGGCTGCTGCTGACTGGATTGCGAATGGCATTATCCTATGGATCTTCCCAATTTGGAAAGCAGATTATGGCCTATTTTCGTTCTTCGCCTTCGAGCTTGTCTTGTCAGCGATATCTGTGATATTTGTTGTGTTGATGGTACCGGAAACGAAAGGAAAGACAATAGAACAGATGGATCAAGTGTACGGAAGACCAATCCGGGAGTTGAGAAAAGAAGTCAAGCTAAAATAA
- the dapA_2 gene encoding 4-hydroxy-tetrahydrodipicolinate synthase, with translation MNDFIVPIVTPFKSDNTIDKAKLRKHADYLFKNGVDQLLLAGSTGLGPSISTNEKISLLEEFKDLPDKVILQVGGLDIEESKLLAMAAKKYNIAAIAALPPYYYPRVPEEWYSRYFREISEIYPTLAYNFPLTTGYNIFPPLIKKVNREGGNIIGIKETLPDLAHMLNFKWEFSPSFKVYCGPDTLIYPSIKAGLDGVVAGSGNYAPSLVNAIISDLDNKGVESQKTLSTLTSVVQKYGQWAANYSMIRILLKYDAGMPRSPMYALSTEQENALEKEVTALLNAKQ, from the coding sequence ATGAATGATTTCATAGTACCTATCGTTACACCTTTTAAAAGTGATAATACTATAGATAAAGCCAAGCTAAGAAAACACGCTGATTACTTGTTCAAGAACGGCGTAGACCAACTGCTCCTGGCAGGCTCCACCGGCTTGGGACCATCCATCTCGACTAATGAAAAGATAAGTCTTTTAGAAGAATTCAAAGATTTACCTGACAAAGTCATATTACAGGTAGGCGGATTAGACATCGAAGAGTCGAAGTTGCTGGCAATGGCTGCAAAGAAATACAATATAGCAGCAATAGCGGCACTTCCTCCGTACTATTATCCGAGAGTACCTGAAGAGTGGTATTCAAGATATTTCAGAGAGATTTCAGAAATCTACCCTACCCTTGCATACAATTTTCCACTAACAACGGGATATAACATCTTTCCACCATTGATAAAGAAGGTAAATAGGGAGGGTGGAAACATAATAGGTATAAAGGAGACCCTTCCAGATTTGGCTCACATGCTCAATTTCAAGTGGGAATTCTCTCCTTCATTTAAAGTGTACTGCGGGCCGGACACATTAATCTATCCTTCCATTAAGGCAGGCCTGGATGGAGTGGTGGCGGGATCAGGTAACTATGCTCCGAGCTTGGTGAATGCTATTATCTCCGACCTGGATAACAAAGGAGTGGAATCTCAGAAAACGCTTTCTACCTTGACATCAGTGGTTCAGAAATATGGGCAGTGGGCAGCCAATTATAGTATGATAAGGATACTACTAAAGTATGATGCAGGAATGCCGAGATCCCCTATGTACGCGTTATCAACAGAACAGGAAAATGCACTAGAAAAGGAAGTTACGGCGTTGTTAAATGCAAAACAATAA
- a CDS encoding Metallo-beta-lactamase superfamily protein translates to MKVTRVLRGAGIISSFGSMGAGASTLVEDDRRILVDTGHFGNRDVLVRNLKELGIETSEIDTIVLTHLNWDHCLNIDLFENAEIVLGKEEFISGTLSGTADKITAGFKEYLNTRKIRTVSDGNQVSRNTHILATPGHTPGHVSLNVSDGKKTVLISGDAMPNLRSYRRGVPDIIFYNLDLARKSIDKIRKLNPDVIIPGHDPPFNSDGYIERDTVDISMRNEDETNLVVTIGKKEAPPPVIYNE, encoded by the coding sequence ATGAAGGTGACCAGAGTCCTCAGGGGAGCTGGGATCATCAGTTCTTTTGGATCGATGGGGGCTGGAGCATCCACCCTGGTTGAGGATGACAGGCGAATACTAGTGGATACAGGACACTTTGGCAACAGGGATGTACTGGTTCGAAACCTGAAAGAACTCGGGATTGAGACGAGTGAAATAGACACCATAGTACTAACACACCTGAACTGGGACCACTGCCTGAATATAGACCTTTTTGAAAACGCAGAAATTGTATTGGGAAAAGAAGAATTCATCTCCGGAACCTTAAGCGGAACTGCTGACAAGATTACTGCCGGATTCAAAGAGTATCTAAATACTAGAAAGATCAGGACTGTCAGTGACGGGAACCAAGTGTCGAGAAATACTCATATACTTGCCACACCGGGTCATACTCCCGGACATGTCTCACTGAATGTCTCTGATGGAAAGAAAACCGTTCTGATCTCAGGTGATGCTATGCCAAACCTCAGATCTTACAGGCGCGGAGTACCTGACATAATATTCTATAACCTGGATCTTGCTAGGAAGAGCATAGATAAAATAAGGAAACTGAACCCGGACGTTATAATACCAGGACACGATCCTCCATTCAACTCAGACGGATACATAGAGAGAGATACTGTAGATATTTCAATGAGAAACGAGGATGAAACAAACTTAGTTGTGACCATAGGAAAAAAGGAGGCCCCCCCACCGGTGATTTACAATGAATGA
- a CDS encoding putative oxidoreductase — MEIVVVGCRGFGKVHLRSIRNMDISIVETDLETIRYCNENFEIRKVFSNLDEALRSGAQIIDLVVPHNLHRELAIKAMKSGKNVLLEKPIATSVKDGDEMIREAKMTGVKFMVAEQYFFDPTIRKVKDIIASGKIGKIHSIIVRDQHHFTRKVWRISTSKMGGGALIDGGIHYIETLLDLGGDYDSVEGRSIHGGSSLEGEDTTHAFFNFRNGATGIFFYTWAYQNAPVIPGFEVIGESGSMYEDVNGRSLEDFKFPSRKTVYGDLILNGEKIPVEKYDVFEKEISEFSRAVENNTEVPYPPENALRNLRAVEDIYRKSN; from the coding sequence ATGGAAATAGTTGTAGTTGGATGCAGAGGATTTGGGAAAGTGCACCTAAGATCCATAAGGAACATGGATATAAGTATAGTTGAGACCGATTTGGAAACGATCCGTTATTGCAATGAAAATTTTGAAATCAGAAAAGTCTTCAGTAATCTTGACGAGGCTTTGCGATCCGGTGCCCAGATAATTGATCTTGTTGTACCACACAATTTGCACAGAGAACTGGCAATCAAAGCAATGAAAAGCGGGAAGAACGTACTGCTTGAGAAGCCTATTGCCACTTCCGTGAAGGACGGTGATGAAATGATTCGTGAGGCAAAAATGACCGGCGTCAAGTTCATGGTAGCTGAGCAGTACTTTTTCGATCCAACTATAAGAAAGGTAAAAGATATTATTGCCTCAGGCAAGATTGGTAAAATTCACTCAATTATTGTGAGAGATCAACACCATTTCACAAGGAAAGTGTGGAGAATCAGCACTTCAAAGATGGGTGGGGGAGCGCTCATCGATGGCGGAATACACTACATCGAGACCTTGCTTGATCTGGGAGGAGACTATGACAGTGTCGAGGGCAGATCTATACACGGCGGCTCATCGCTGGAAGGTGAAGACACTACACACGCATTTTTCAATTTCAGAAACGGAGCGACAGGGATTTTCTTCTACACTTGGGCTTATCAAAACGCCCCGGTTATACCCGGATTTGAGGTAATTGGTGAAAGTGGCTCAATGTACGAGGATGTTAACGGAAGGTCACTTGAGGATTTCAAATTTCCTAGCAGAAAAACAGTATATGGAGATCTGATCTTGAATGGAGAGAAAATACCAGTGGAAAAATACGATGTATTTGAAAAAGAGATATCTGAATTTTCTAGGGCGGTTGAGAATAATACTGAAGTGCCGTATCCCCCTGAGAATGCTTTACGGAATTTAAGGGCGGTTGAAGATATCTATCGTAAGTCTAATTGA
- a CDS encoding 3-ketoacyl-(acyl-carrier-protein) reductase, with the protein MTDLRGRKAIITGGTHGIGEEIARHFSELGANVLIIGRDQDRAKEIIRECKQGSIKFIKADLSKRSEVLDLVKKISTDETVYDVLINNASKNSRFNVVNIQLEEWDAMLELNLTAPMLLSKCIARKLIDQGKPGRIINIGAVQSFFPMDSSLAYSTVKGGLRSFTKSLAVDLASHGILVTLVMPGPIYAKGKESEPSKELDSRSAALIPRMGRKIEVAKLVAFLASDENTFMTGNEIIIDGGRTISRKPDPDEIKENVL; encoded by the coding sequence ATGACAGATTTGAGAGGAAGAAAAGCGATAATAACAGGTGGCACTCACGGAATTGGCGAGGAAATCGCAAGGCATTTTTCTGAGTTGGGAGCGAACGTACTGATAATCGGAAGGGATCAGGACCGAGCAAAAGAAATCATTAGAGAATGCAAACAGGGTAGTATTAAGTTCATAAAAGCAGATCTTTCCAAAAGATCTGAGGTTCTGGATTTGGTAAAGAAGATATCAACGGATGAAACTGTTTATGACGTGCTTATAAATAATGCCTCAAAGAACTCAAGATTCAATGTTGTCAACATACAGCTCGAAGAATGGGATGCCATGCTTGAACTTAACCTGACAGCCCCTATGTTGCTTTCGAAGTGCATCGCCAGAAAACTAATTGACCAAGGTAAACCAGGGCGAATCATCAACATAGGGGCAGTGCAGTCTTTTTTCCCTATGGACTCTTCGCTAGCATATTCAACGGTTAAGGGAGGGTTGAGATCCTTCACCAAAAGTCTGGCAGTTGACCTTGCCTCCCATGGAATCCTGGTTACTCTTGTCATGCCTGGTCCAATATACGCCAAGGGTAAGGAAAGCGAACCTTCCAAGGAACTTGATTCCAGGTCAGCCGCACTTATTCCGAGAATGGGCAGAAAAATTGAAGTTGCGAAACTCGTGGCTTTCTTAGCATCTGATGAAAATACGTTCATGACGGGCAATGAAATAATCATCGATGGGGGAAGAACCATTTCCAGGAAACCGGACCCGGACGAGATCAAAGAGAATGTTCTCTGA
- a CDS encoding galactonate dehydratase, with amino-acid sequence MKIKELRTFFAAAVWRNFVIVEVTTDEGIKGYGEGTLGDFEKTVESAVNDLKPFLIGRELNINEITDFFVRHFFWRNGPILSTAQSAIEQALWDAMGKTLKKPVYMLLGGKAIDRVKVYGNGFISGNASPEEFAKAATKTVEMGFHALKFDPFGGSGPNISSENLDKAKTRIRSIRDAVGEGVDLMIEAHGRFNTRTALKIAQEIAQYDPFWFEEPVPEEDIISMAEVRHGSQVPIATGERIISRNRFWELLTQRSADIIQPDVCHMGGILPLIEVGAMANVNYVTVAPHNPNGPVATAASLNALITMPNALVLEFWLDAETVRHDLINEYFTLKDGYIYPSNKPGLGIEVNENALNKYPYQKMHLEYFSEDYKYHGDVR; translated from the coding sequence ATGAAAATTAAAGAGCTCAGAACATTCTTTGCTGCAGCTGTATGGCGGAATTTTGTGATTGTGGAAGTCACCACAGATGAGGGAATAAAAGGATATGGGGAGGGTACACTTGGTGATTTTGAAAAAACAGTTGAATCAGCAGTTAATGACTTGAAGCCATTCCTGATCGGACGAGAACTCAATATTAATGAAATCACTGACTTTTTTGTTAGGCATTTCTTCTGGAGAAATGGACCGATCCTCTCAACAGCACAAAGCGCCATAGAGCAAGCCCTATGGGATGCAATGGGAAAAACATTGAAGAAGCCAGTCTATATGCTGCTTGGCGGAAAGGCTATAGACAGAGTAAAGGTTTATGGTAATGGCTTTATATCTGGAAATGCTAGCCCGGAGGAATTCGCCAAGGCTGCGACTAAGACAGTTGAAATGGGATTCCATGCGCTTAAATTTGACCCATTTGGTGGTTCGGGCCCCAATATCTCAAGTGAAAACCTAGATAAAGCCAAGACTAGGATTAGAAGTATAAGAGACGCTGTTGGAGAAGGCGTTGATCTTATGATTGAGGCGCATGGCAGATTCAACACGAGAACTGCCCTGAAAATTGCGCAGGAAATTGCACAATATGATCCTTTCTGGTTTGAAGAACCGGTTCCAGAGGAGGATATCATTTCCATGGCCGAAGTGAGACACGGTTCACAGGTACCCATTGCCACTGGTGAGAGAATTATCTCCCGGAACAGGTTCTGGGAATTGCTCACACAAAGATCTGCAGATATCATTCAGCCCGACGTTTGCCATATGGGTGGAATTCTGCCACTGATTGAAGTTGGGGCGATGGCCAATGTCAATTACGTCACGGTGGCTCCGCACAATCCAAATGGACCGGTTGCAACTGCCGCATCACTAAATGCCCTCATAACAATGCCAAATGCCCTTGTCCTTGAATTCTGGCTTGACGCTGAAACAGTAAGGCACGACCTAATCAACGAATATTTCACTCTCAAGGACGGATACATTTATCCAAGCAATAAGCCTGGCTTGGGAATAGAGGTTAACGAGAATGCCTTGAACAAATATCCGTATCAGAAAATGCACTTAGAATATTTCAGCGAGGATTACAAATATCACGGCGATGTCAGATGA
- a CDS encoding Lactaldehyde dehydrogenase gives MKGAIIGNEFISDKKNEVYNPSTGEILDFVPALEREDVKRAIDLADSVYPKYSAIPAYMRKKLLIKTAELIRNSVNDLATIMSSEMGRPIKSSRAEIERTAQIFEYCAWELSHVLTGDFVPLEVYEAPAGNENRIAMVAREPMGVIASITPFNFPGASFAHKVATALAVGNTVVHKPTKNAPLTQLEIAQLMLRAGFPQGSINVVTGNSQMIGDEFATNEKVRLITFTGSSNVGLELASRAMKRGIRSIMELGGSDAQIILDDADLPSAIEKATFGRYDYAGQFCNSTKRLIVSESVEQTVEKEIAGRLIKMRVGTATNESSDIGPLISREAVSTMQKFVENAKETGSEVVFQSEVPKKGFFFPPTLIRVLDEKPRIVNEEVFGPILPIQTVKSDNEAVELLNSSRYGLNSSIFSKDFSRAYKIARKLKVGTVIINDTTRLRWDQLPFGGPKLSGIGRESISNTMMEMTEPKVIAYRLD, from the coding sequence ATGAAAGGTGCAATAATAGGCAATGAATTTATCTCCGATAAAAAAAATGAGGTATATAATCCCTCCACAGGCGAAATACTCGATTTTGTTCCCGCACTGGAAAGGGAAGATGTGAAGCGTGCTATAGACCTTGCCGACAGTGTTTATCCAAAGTATTCTGCTATTCCAGCGTACATGAGGAAAAAACTTCTAATAAAGACTGCCGAACTCATTCGCAATTCAGTGAACGATCTGGCAACAATTATGTCCTCTGAAATGGGACGGCCAATTAAGAGTTCGCGTGCGGAAATTGAGAGAACAGCCCAGATTTTTGAATACTGTGCGTGGGAGCTTTCACACGTACTCACAGGTGATTTCGTTCCACTGGAGGTATACGAGGCACCGGCAGGAAATGAAAACAGGATTGCAATGGTCGCCAGGGAACCCATGGGAGTAATTGCATCAATCACTCCATTCAATTTCCCGGGGGCAAGTTTCGCTCACAAGGTTGCCACAGCACTTGCTGTTGGAAATACAGTTGTTCACAAACCCACAAAGAATGCTCCGCTTACACAGCTTGAAATAGCTCAGCTAATGTTGAGGGCTGGCTTTCCGCAGGGGTCTATTAACGTGGTTACCGGAAACTCACAGATGATCGGGGATGAATTTGCAACCAATGAAAAAGTCAGGCTGATCACTTTCACGGGGTCTTCTAACGTTGGCCTGGAACTTGCATCAAGGGCAATGAAACGTGGCATCAGATCCATAATGGAACTTGGAGGAAGCGATGCTCAGATTATACTCGATGATGCTGATCTTCCATCAGCGATCGAAAAAGCGACATTCGGCAGGTACGACTATGCTGGACAATTCTGCAATTCTACTAAAAGACTCATCGTTTCGGAAAGTGTCGAACAAACCGTAGAAAAGGAAATAGCGGGTAGATTGATCAAGATGAGGGTAGGAACGGCAACTAATGAGTCCAGTGACATCGGTCCATTGATCTCCAGGGAAGCTGTATCGACAATGCAGAAATTTGTGGAAAATGCAAAAGAAACCGGATCTGAAGTTGTATTCCAGTCAGAGGTGCCAAAGAAGGGATTCTTCTTCCCACCTACGCTTATTAGGGTTTTAGATGAGAAACCACGTATTGTGAATGAGGAAGTGTTCGGACCTATTCTTCCCATTCAAACGGTTAAATCGGACAATGAAGCTGTTGAATTGCTTAACTCATCCAGGTACGGTTTAAACTCATCTATATTTTCTAAAGATTTCTCTCGCGCGTACAAAATTGCAAGAAAACTGAAGGTCGGAACTGTTATAATCAATGATACTACCAGGCTGAGATGGGATCAACTCCCATTTGGCGGGCCTAAATTGAGTGGAATAGGGCGGGAATCCATAAGCAACACTATGATGGAAATGACAGAACCAAAGGTTATTGCCTATAGACTGGACTAA